In Mycobacterium sp. JS623, one genomic interval encodes:
- the hpaD gene encoding 3,4-dihydroxyphenylacetate 2,3-dioxygenase, translating to MAELTTDPPLRTPPPDVVRCAYAELVVSDLAASREFYVDVLGLIVTEESATEIHLRCLEEFIHHNLVLRQGPVPAVAAFGFRVRTESDLQRAEEFYRELGCDVRREKACFRTGVGDVVRVLDPLGFPYEFFHQVAHVPRLTWNYELHGAGAIVRLDHSNQMHPDVAAGAQYLEDLGFKRTEDIRDDDGVIYAAWFARKDTVHDTALTGGTGPRMHHIAFATHEKHNILYICDKLGALRRSGAIERGPGRHGVSNAFYLYLRDPDGHRVEIYTQDYYTGDPDNPLVSWDVHDNQRRDWWANPVVPSWYTDASAVLDLDGTAVPTREREEAREADITVGADGFSHTQKGHSSEGFKIGAQL from the coding sequence ATGGCTGAGCTCACTACCGACCCCCCACTGCGCACCCCGCCGCCCGACGTGGTGCGATGCGCCTACGCCGAACTGGTGGTGTCAGATCTGGCCGCTTCCCGAGAGTTCTACGTCGACGTGCTCGGGCTGATCGTCACAGAGGAGAGCGCTACCGAGATCCACCTGCGCTGCCTGGAGGAATTCATCCACCACAATCTGGTGCTGCGCCAGGGTCCGGTGCCCGCGGTCGCCGCGTTCGGCTTCCGGGTGCGCACCGAGTCCGATCTGCAACGCGCAGAAGAGTTTTACCGCGAACTCGGCTGCGACGTGCGACGTGAGAAAGCCTGCTTCCGCACCGGCGTCGGCGACGTGGTGCGGGTTCTGGATCCGCTCGGCTTCCCCTACGAGTTCTTCCATCAAGTAGCCCATGTGCCCCGTCTGACGTGGAACTACGAGCTGCACGGCGCCGGGGCGATCGTCCGACTGGACCATTCCAACCAGATGCATCCCGACGTCGCCGCCGGCGCACAGTATTTGGAGGATCTCGGCTTCAAGCGCACCGAGGACATCCGCGACGATGACGGGGTCATTTACGCGGCATGGTTCGCGCGCAAGGACACCGTGCACGACACCGCACTCACCGGCGGCACCGGCCCACGGATGCACCACATCGCGTTCGCCACCCACGAGAAGCACAACATTCTCTACATATGCGACAAGCTCGGCGCCCTGCGCCGATCCGGGGCCATCGAGCGCGGCCCCGGCCGGCACGGCGTATCGAACGCGTTCTATCTGTATCTGCGCGACCCCGACGGGCACCGCGTGGAGATCTACACCCAGGACTACTACACCGGTGACCCCGACAATCCGCTGGTGAGTTGGGACGTGCACGACAACCAACGCCGCGATTGGTGGGCGAACCCGGTGGTGCCCAGCTGGTATACCGACGCGTCTGCGGTGTTGGACCTCGACGGGACGGCGGTACCCACACGCGAACGCGAGGAAGCGCGCGAAGCCGACATCACCGTCGGCGCCGACGGCTTCTCGCACACCCAAAAGGGCCACAGCAGTGAGGGTTTCAAAATCGGCGCTCAACTGTAG
- a CDS encoding MarR family winged helix-turn-helix transcriptional regulator, which yields MQSRTSATQAPPGRAEPKPISVSPSVDSEITWLLHRAAQRMHSATGEVAEQHGLQLRDYIVLSALAMTPNLTQGELGKALGLDKTTLMSQLDRLERMGLVVRRSDPRDRRTRIPEITQAGNALREKVASACSSVEAAVLSTFSQNQVQVLRRMLFDIIGDSEDPGSCL from the coding sequence ATGCAGAGTCGAACATCAGCGACCCAGGCTCCGCCGGGTAGGGCAGAGCCCAAGCCGATAAGCGTCAGCCCGTCGGTCGACTCGGAAATCACCTGGCTTCTGCATCGAGCGGCTCAGCGGATGCATAGCGCAACCGGCGAAGTAGCAGAGCAGCACGGACTTCAGCTGCGCGATTACATTGTGCTCAGCGCCCTCGCCATGACCCCGAACCTCACCCAAGGCGAACTGGGGAAGGCGCTCGGTTTGGACAAGACGACCCTGATGAGTCAGTTGGACCGACTCGAGCGCATGGGCCTTGTCGTGCGCCGCAGCGATCCGCGCGACCGTCGCACCCGTATTCCGGAGATCACCCAGGCGGGAAACGCGTTGCGGGAGAAGGTCGCCAGCGCCTGCTCCAGTGTGGAGGCCGCCGTCTTGAGCACCTTCAGCCAGAACCAGGTACAAGTCTTGCGCCGCATGCTCTTCGACATCATCGGCGACAGCGAGGATCCGGGATCGTGCCTGTGA
- a CDS encoding MBL fold metallo-hydrolase, protein MSPLPAPSYWTKPLPEANPPQEMSIYQLPTGTYETRAAFAVAGGKFRDKRQFAATAILVQHPRGDLLIDAGFGSDVDAHLALIPRVQRAPHHATATVSAQFDASGYDRDRLLGVLVTHTHWDHVGGLDELQAPIWINPGELQYADQHQGAKVFRTVSAGHDIHKYEFNGPPYLGFPSSFDVYGDGSVVIALAGGHTTGSVVVFVTVPSGKRYAFIGDLTWQLDGITRRVERPWLMRKVADTDPETVREGLLKVIALNDLMQIVPSHDCDAYAGIPQLPVRPKAVVTP, encoded by the coding sequence ATGTCACCGCTTCCTGCGCCTTCCTACTGGACCAAGCCCCTTCCTGAGGCCAACCCGCCTCAGGAGATGAGCATTTACCAACTTCCCACCGGTACCTACGAAACCCGGGCGGCCTTCGCCGTCGCGGGCGGAAAGTTCCGCGACAAGCGCCAGTTCGCCGCGACGGCGATCCTGGTGCAGCACCCCAGGGGCGACCTCCTGATCGACGCAGGCTTTGGCTCGGATGTCGATGCGCACCTTGCGCTTATCCCGCGGGTCCAGCGGGCTCCGCACCACGCGACCGCGACGGTGAGTGCGCAGTTCGACGCCAGCGGCTATGACCGTGATCGGCTACTGGGCGTGCTGGTGACCCACACGCACTGGGACCACGTCGGCGGCCTGGACGAGCTGCAAGCGCCCATCTGGATCAACCCGGGCGAACTGCAGTACGCGGACCAACATCAGGGCGCGAAGGTCTTCCGCACCGTGTCTGCGGGCCACGACATCCACAAGTACGAGTTCAACGGTCCGCCCTATCTCGGTTTCCCGTCGAGCTTCGACGTCTACGGCGACGGGTCAGTGGTGATCGCCCTTGCGGGGGGGCACACGACCGGCTCCGTGGTCGTCTTCGTCACGGTGCCCTCCGGTAAGCGCTACGCCTTCATCGGCGATTTGACCTGGCAGCTCGACGGCATCACGCGGCGTGTTGAACGGCCATGGCTGATGCGTAAAGTCGCCGACACAGATCCCGAGACGGTGCGAGAGGGCCTGCTCAAGGTGATCGCTCTGAACGACCTCATGCAGATCGTCCCGTCCCACGACTGCGACGCCTACGCCGGGATTCCGCAGCTACCTGTCCGGCCTAAAGCTGTCGTGACCCCGTAG
- a CDS encoding aldehyde dehydrogenase family protein: MTDTLTVSPAVDEVSAIVARARDAQRAIESYTQEQVDELCTAVAWAVARPARTTSLAQLAVDEGGFGNYDDKVTKINKRVLGVLADMRTVKTVGIVEEDHDRGLVKIAKPVGVIAALIPTTGPDATPPLKALMALKGRNAIVVAPHPRTVKTTINVVETMRKACEQVGAPADLIQVLDKPSITKTQELMRQADLIVATGGAGMVKAAYSSGTPAYGVGVGNSVHVVDETADLDDAAAAIAAAKTFDYATSCLADNAIVVEESAYDALIARLVDKGGHVCTATEKRALQHRMWPDGGHIPTPDVIAKSATHIAEISGFTIGADRTFLLVEETGTGPDYPFSGEKLSVVLTVYKYKGGIKSAVDLVNAITEYQGLGHTCGIHSANEDHINELAMRTKTARVMVNQNLNEGAGSPRNGLPFTLSLSCGTWGGNITTENVNARHFVNLTWVSRPIQRPAVTEEELFSSFWAKHGR; the protein is encoded by the coding sequence ATGACCGACACACTGACAGTCAGTCCTGCCGTCGACGAGGTTTCAGCGATCGTCGCCCGCGCGCGCGACGCGCAGAGGGCGATCGAAAGCTACACCCAAGAGCAAGTGGACGAGTTGTGCACCGCCGTCGCCTGGGCAGTGGCCCGCCCTGCACGCACCACGTCATTGGCCCAACTGGCGGTCGACGAGGGCGGCTTCGGCAACTACGACGACAAAGTCACCAAGATAAACAAGCGAGTTCTGGGTGTGCTGGCCGACATGCGAACGGTCAAGACCGTGGGCATCGTGGAGGAAGATCACGACCGCGGGCTGGTCAAGATCGCCAAACCTGTAGGCGTGATCGCCGCGTTGATCCCCACCACCGGTCCGGACGCGACACCTCCGCTAAAGGCATTGATGGCGCTGAAGGGCCGCAACGCCATCGTCGTTGCACCGCATCCGCGCACTGTGAAGACAACCATCAATGTTGTTGAAACGATGCGAAAAGCGTGCGAACAGGTGGGCGCTCCGGCTGACCTAATCCAGGTTCTCGACAAGCCGTCGATTACCAAGACACAGGAGCTAATGCGCCAGGCTGACTTGATCGTCGCGACAGGTGGCGCTGGAATGGTGAAGGCCGCGTACAGTTCCGGGACGCCGGCTTACGGTGTCGGAGTGGGCAATTCGGTTCACGTCGTCGATGAAACTGCGGACCTCGACGATGCAGCCGCGGCGATTGCGGCGGCGAAGACATTCGACTATGCGACCAGCTGCCTGGCCGATAACGCTATCGTCGTCGAGGAATCTGCCTACGACGCATTGATAGCCAGGCTCGTCGACAAGGGGGGCCATGTTTGCACGGCTACCGAGAAGAGGGCGCTGCAGCATCGGATGTGGCCCGACGGTGGGCATATTCCAACACCTGACGTTATCGCCAAATCTGCCACCCATATCGCCGAGATCAGCGGATTCACGATCGGCGCGGATCGCACGTTTCTCCTCGTTGAGGAGACTGGAACCGGACCCGACTACCCGTTTTCGGGCGAGAAGCTCTCGGTAGTCCTGACGGTCTACAAATACAAGGGCGGCATCAAATCCGCGGTTGATCTCGTCAACGCAATCACCGAGTACCAAGGCCTCGGTCACACCTGCGGTATCCACTCGGCCAACGAAGATCACATCAACGAACTCGCGATGCGGACTAAGACGGCGCGCGTGATGGTCAACCAGAATCTCAACGAAGGCGCCGGCAGCCCACGCAACGGACTGCCGTTCACCTTGAGCCTCAGCTGCGGGACGTGGGGAGGAAATATCACCACGGAGAATGTCAACGCCCGGCACTTCGTGAACTTGACGTGGGTGTCGAGACCAATTCAGCGACCAGCGGTCACCGAAGAAGAGCTCTTCTCCTCGTTCTGGGCGAAGCACGGCCGCTAG
- a CDS encoding lipase family protein, which produces MSKAAHTKRCRPQTLGSTPWRNRSRSQTGTTAYTRVFTGLLTVVCAIAATSFTVDVAPPARADETKYLAFYTPPDPLPPGKPGDLIRSEPARLVYEPSGQLGSWAATGTRIMYHSTDAKGNPVAATGMYLEPNNPWPGKGPRPMIAYAPGPYGIGEQCAPSRLMDQGIHFSQGFDLTFNYEETFLATMVARGFGIVVADGIGMGTHIPGGPQFMNRIAAGTGLLDAARAAMQLPGTSLDPHGPVAFWGWLSGGQAAGSALELASTYAPELNIVGAALNTPMANLSLMPPFLDGNLLVGALGYVLNGIVNSYPETQDLLMGTLTPRGTHFVQWSSEICLVQSVADFGFRHLYFPDNTGYFNVDPATLFGTDPVKGLLAAQNLGTLKPVAPAYISANRYDTFNPYQASQNLASDWCAKGGDAQLWTNEEPPFLNKASINTLLPYFVDGERSMQWVADRFNGLPTTPNCGEVLAPQPS; this is translated from the coding sequence ATGAGCAAAGCTGCCCATACAAAGCGGTGTCGCCCGCAGACCCTCGGATCTACACCATGGCGAAATCGGTCCCGATCGCAAACCGGCACAACGGCATACACACGAGTATTCACCGGACTGCTAACGGTGGTATGCGCCATCGCGGCAACTTCATTCACCGTTGACGTGGCACCGCCTGCGCGGGCCGATGAGACCAAGTACCTCGCGTTCTACACACCCCCGGATCCACTGCCCCCCGGCAAGCCTGGCGACCTGATCCGTTCTGAGCCGGCGCGGTTGGTGTATGAGCCCTCGGGCCAGCTTGGCAGCTGGGCCGCCACGGGAACGCGGATCATGTACCACAGCACCGACGCGAAGGGAAACCCGGTGGCTGCCACCGGCATGTACCTCGAACCGAACAACCCGTGGCCGGGCAAAGGACCGCGCCCCATGATCGCCTACGCGCCGGGTCCCTATGGCATTGGCGAGCAGTGTGCCCCTTCGCGGCTGATGGATCAGGGCATCCACTTCTCCCAAGGCTTTGACCTCACGTTCAACTACGAGGAAACCTTCCTCGCCACGATGGTCGCCCGCGGATTCGGCATCGTCGTAGCCGACGGCATCGGTATGGGTACACACATACCGGGCGGCCCCCAATTCATGAACCGCATCGCCGCGGGAACAGGGCTTCTCGACGCCGCGCGTGCCGCCATGCAGCTACCGGGCACATCGCTGGATCCCCACGGCCCCGTCGCGTTTTGGGGCTGGTTATCGGGCGGGCAGGCGGCGGGGTCGGCCCTTGAACTGGCGTCGACCTATGCGCCGGAACTGAACATCGTCGGCGCCGCATTGAACACACCTATGGCTAATCTGTCCTTGATGCCGCCGTTCCTCGACGGCAACCTACTCGTTGGAGCCCTCGGCTATGTCCTCAACGGCATCGTGAACTCCTACCCGGAAACACAGGACCTGCTTATGGGCACGCTGACCCCTCGGGGTACGCACTTCGTGCAGTGGTCAAGTGAGATCTGCCTGGTGCAGTCGGTGGCGGATTTCGGCTTCCGGCATCTCTACTTTCCCGACAACACCGGGTATTTCAACGTCGACCCGGCGACACTGTTCGGCACTGACCCGGTCAAGGGTCTGCTGGCCGCGCAGAACCTAGGGACGCTCAAGCCCGTTGCACCGGCGTATATTTCGGCGAACCGCTATGACACATTCAACCCTTACCAAGCGTCACAGAATCTGGCAAGCGACTGGTGCGCCAAAGGTGGCGACGCCCAGTTGTGGACCAACGAGGAACCTCCCTTCTTGAACAAAGCGTCCATCAACACCCTGCTGCCCTACTTCGTCGACGGAGAACGCTCCATGCAGTGGGTCGCCGACAGATTCAATGGGCTACCCACGACGCCGAACTGCGGTGAGGTCTTGGCGCCACAGCCGTCATAG
- a CDS encoding fatty acid desaturase family protein: MTIAQVAEYAHMSRADVEALAVELDAIRRDIEDSRGSRDRTYITRTIALQRCLEVAARLTICRSKSNAGWVIGTTALAMAKCIENMEIGHNISHGQWDWMNDPEIHSTTWEWDLVGPSSHWRYSHNYRHHMFTNVVGMDDDLGYGVLRVTTDQPWKPTSLLQPFAAVLLAAVFEWGIALHGLYAQQNRTASPEKRSTHTRAMVRKMLRQTVKDYALFPMLSPQRRLRTLTANMAANVIRNVWAYAVIVCGHFPDGAQKFAPQALVGETKPEWYLRQMLGTANFDAGPLLAFMTGNLCYQIEHHLYPDLPSNRYAEISQRVQALCSTYDLPYTTGPLLRQHLRTVRTICKLALPDRAPTATSYSADRKASRPGGPRRRPLVRQRA; this comes from the coding sequence GTGACAATCGCCCAAGTAGCCGAGTACGCCCACATGAGCCGCGCGGACGTCGAGGCACTCGCGGTTGAATTAGACGCGATACGCCGAGACATCGAGGATTCACGCGGCTCGCGGGACAGGACCTATATCACACGAACGATCGCTCTTCAGCGATGCCTCGAGGTGGCAGCACGGCTCACCATCTGCAGGAGCAAGAGCAACGCCGGATGGGTCATCGGCACGACAGCATTAGCGATGGCCAAGTGCATCGAGAACATGGAAATCGGACACAACATTTCCCACGGTCAATGGGATTGGATGAACGACCCGGAGATCCACTCCACCACTTGGGAATGGGACCTGGTGGGTCCCTCGTCGCACTGGCGGTACTCCCACAATTACCGCCACCACATGTTTACCAATGTCGTTGGGATGGACGACGACCTCGGGTACGGCGTTCTGCGGGTGACCACGGATCAACCGTGGAAGCCAACCTCGTTGCTTCAGCCGTTCGCCGCGGTGCTATTGGCAGCCGTCTTCGAATGGGGTATCGCGCTGCACGGTCTCTATGCACAGCAGAACCGCACGGCGAGCCCCGAAAAGCGATCGACTCACACCCGGGCGATGGTCCGCAAGATGCTACGCCAGACGGTTAAGGACTATGCCCTCTTTCCGATGCTCAGCCCGCAACGACGGCTCCGCACGCTTACGGCGAACATGGCCGCCAACGTGATACGGAATGTGTGGGCGTATGCGGTAATAGTCTGCGGGCACTTCCCGGACGGTGCACAGAAATTCGCTCCCCAAGCTTTAGTGGGCGAAACCAAGCCAGAATGGTATCTGCGGCAAATGTTGGGAACCGCGAACTTTGACGCCGGGCCACTACTGGCGTTCATGACCGGAAACCTCTGCTACCAAATCGAACATCACCTCTATCCCGATCTGCCAAGTAATCGCTACGCGGAGATCTCCCAACGCGTCCAAGCACTCTGCTCAACCTATGACTTGCCCTACACCACCGGTCCGCTGCTGCGCCAGCACCTGCGCACGGTGCGCACAATCTGCAAACTGGCCCTTCCGGACCGGGCGCCCACCGCCACGTCTTATTCAGCAGATCGAAAAGCGAGCAGACCCGGCGGTCCCCGAAGGAGACCGCTCGTGCGGCAGCGCGCATGA
- a CDS encoding lyase family protein, translating into MTTPAPVGYLGADGAINSGPASELVEAGYQLEICDAPILHRGLGLADLAHLLTLHAQGVLPTNHALPLIREVLDVLTMKPDDFPYDPVYGDAYNSREREFERRLGHVAGWLHTGRTRREAGRIAFRLALRDMIVDLHDAMGRFITAVIEQARRNCATLWADSTYLQPAQPSTFGHYLASFGEQAARQLDKLQYDFEWADRSPAGVGGVGGGWIPLDRAVLARRLGFSTVGAHTRDIMWATDGLADVAVTAVQCATTADRLAEDFEIFASPNFDYITLHASLCRASVLLPQKRNPYALAVIRSGAGTLIGRATGLLISQRTPSARTDNWLHAYGEVTSAMGLATQVVALGAEVVATLEVNVERLAAEANKNFTGATDLAEALVLAHQVDYRRAYRAVGRAITAAAQRGDDSVSVSDVAAAASEVFGFPVTPSAELEKLVCDPTHAVLRRVVQGGSSPALVLEHIEGLERRLAVAARWREEQRRLARDAERRLIEEAESLVYGH; encoded by the coding sequence ATGACGACGCCCGCGCCAGTCGGGTACCTCGGCGCCGACGGTGCGATCAACAGCGGTCCGGCAAGCGAGCTGGTGGAGGCTGGCTATCAACTCGAGATATGCGACGCGCCGATCCTGCATCGCGGGCTCGGCCTCGCCGACCTGGCCCATCTTCTGACTCTGCACGCACAGGGGGTGCTACCCACCAACCATGCGCTGCCGCTTATCCGTGAAGTACTCGACGTACTGACCATGAAACCCGACGATTTCCCCTACGATCCCGTCTACGGCGATGCCTACAACAGCCGTGAACGCGAGTTCGAGCGCCGCCTGGGCCACGTCGCGGGCTGGCTTCACACCGGCAGGACCCGGCGCGAAGCCGGACGGATCGCGTTCCGCCTTGCCCTGCGCGACATGATCGTGGACCTGCACGATGCGATGGGCCGGTTCATCACAGCCGTCATCGAACAAGCCCGCCGCAATTGCGCCACGCTATGGGCCGACAGCACATATCTACAGCCCGCGCAACCATCAACATTCGGGCACTACCTCGCAAGCTTCGGTGAGCAGGCCGCGCGCCAACTCGACAAACTCCAGTACGACTTCGAATGGGCCGACCGATCCCCCGCGGGTGTGGGCGGCGTCGGAGGCGGCTGGATACCGCTGGACCGCGCGGTTCTCGCCCGCAGGCTCGGCTTCAGCACCGTGGGTGCGCACACCCGCGACATCATGTGGGCCACTGACGGGCTCGCTGATGTCGCAGTGACGGCGGTTCAATGTGCGACTACCGCCGATCGGCTGGCTGAGGACTTCGAGATCTTTGCCAGCCCGAACTTCGACTACATCACACTTCATGCTTCCCTGTGCCGCGCCTCAGTTCTGCTGCCCCAGAAGCGAAACCCGTACGCGCTTGCCGTCATTCGATCGGGAGCCGGGACACTGATCGGACGGGCCACCGGACTCCTAATCTCACAACGCACGCCCTCGGCCCGCACGGACAACTGGTTACACGCATACGGTGAAGTGACCTCCGCCATGGGGCTGGCCACTCAGGTCGTCGCGCTCGGCGCCGAGGTGGTGGCCACCCTCGAAGTCAACGTCGAGCGACTGGCCGCCGAAGCGAACAAGAATTTCACCGGCGCAACCGATCTGGCCGAAGCACTTGTCCTCGCACACCAGGTTGACTACCGCCGGGCCTACCGCGCCGTCGGCCGCGCGATCACGGCCGCCGCGCAACGCGGCGACGACTCGGTCAGCGTCTCTGATGTGGCAGCCGCAGCATCCGAGGTCTTCGGCTTTCCCGTGACCCCCAGTGCCGAACTAGAGAAACTCGTATGCGACCCCACACACGCTGTCTTGCGCCGGGTCGTGCAGGGTGGAAGCTCACCCGCGCTGGTACTGGAGCACATTGAAGGCTTAGAACGCCGCCTTGCGGTCGCGGCACGCTGGCGTGAAGAACAACGTCGATTGGCTCGCGACGCAGAACGACGCCTCATCGAGGAGGCCGAATCGCTCGTCTACGGACACTAA
- a CDS encoding pyridoxal-phosphate dependent enzyme, producing MPPLARVCLMRGPTPLHSAPRLSEELGVEVWFKRDDMTGIGLGGNKIRGLEYLLADALAQGCDSLVTGAGPQSNWAMLAALTARQMGIEPYLVYYGAATSATGNLLLCDLVDAHRYFTGCPDRTSVDHEIERICSQLTAAGRRPYAIPRGGATSHGAAGYVRAGLELDRQCQAVGIAPTQLWLATGSCATHAGLLTAACWLGWRTQIIGVTVSRPREECTARIEEMSAAAADLLRIPVNSVPRVWVVDGYIGPGYGIASPAGQAAMSLVARTEGIFLDPIFGAKAMAALIEAARGGRVTGPVIFLVTGGAPTLFASTTAVTV from the coding sequence ATGCCACCGCTGGCACGAGTTTGCCTAATGCGCGGGCCCACTCCGCTGCATTCAGCACCGCGACTGTCCGAAGAACTCGGCGTTGAGGTGTGGTTCAAACGCGACGACATGACCGGTATTGGTCTGGGCGGCAATAAAATTCGAGGCCTGGAGTATCTGCTCGCCGATGCGCTCGCACAGGGATGCGACTCATTGGTGACCGGGGCCGGGCCCCAATCCAACTGGGCGATGCTCGCCGCGTTGACCGCACGGCAAATGGGGATCGAACCCTACCTGGTGTACTACGGCGCAGCGACATCTGCCACCGGCAATCTGCTGCTCTGCGATCTGGTCGACGCGCACCGTTACTTCACGGGTTGTCCCGACCGGACTTCTGTCGATCACGAGATCGAACGAATCTGCAGTCAACTCACCGCTGCGGGAAGACGCCCCTACGCGATTCCCCGCGGGGGCGCCACTAGCCACGGAGCGGCCGGATACGTGCGCGCCGGCCTGGAGTTGGATCGACAGTGCCAGGCGGTCGGCATCGCTCCGACACAGCTGTGGCTTGCCACCGGCTCGTGCGCAACGCACGCAGGTCTTCTGACCGCAGCGTGTTGGCTGGGCTGGAGGACCCAGATCATCGGTGTCACTGTCAGCCGACCGCGCGAGGAGTGCACCGCACGCATTGAGGAGATGTCCGCGGCGGCCGCCGATCTCCTGCGCATCCCGGTGAACAGTGTTCCCCGAGTGTGGGTGGTGGACGGCTACATCGGGCCCGGCTACGGAATCGCATCTCCGGCTGGGCAAGCGGCCATGTCCCTGGTCGCGCGAACCGAGGGGATATTCCTGGACCCGATTTTCGGCGCCAAGGCGATGGCGGCACTGATCGAAGCCGCACGCGGCGGCCGCGTCACAGGGCCGGTGATATTCCTCGTCACCGGCGGAGCGCCAACGCTATTCGCCTCGACAACGGCGGTCACTGTATGA
- a CDS encoding class-II fumarase/aspartase family protein produces MSTSLFDSVLYRHLWGTDEVRALLNETLKLQAWLDIIATLAEAQAEVGIVPQDCAQLIREHADVSLLDIDEVAHQTRATGHSTLGLIRCLQQVLPERAREWVYFGATVQDITDTWFATVMRSISDVVERDLSSLEAEALRLAEQHRDTIMCGRTHGQPGLPITFGFKAAVWASELGRHRDRLREGRIRWEVVQLGGALGTMEFWGDSALPLLQAFAQRMRLSVPDIPWLTARDSIAEFVTVLAMVSATIGKIGQEIYQLQRPEIGEVHEPRTPGVVGSITMPHKMNPEISEHLVTLSRLVRANASTALECILSEHERDGRSWKSEWVVLPEACQLTCVALKLGIDLLRGLHVNAERMKHNVIARGGYVLSAPALRLLADMVGKHTAQQMIYDATMKGQRDQCTLIDALLSDDRVSRHLSAEDLATVTEAHSALGLAPNFVDRVVGAAALDQRKKADDN; encoded by the coding sequence ATGAGCACCAGCCTGTTTGATTCGGTCCTCTATCGGCACCTGTGGGGCACCGACGAGGTTCGTGCGCTGCTCAACGAAACCCTCAAGCTTCAGGCATGGCTGGACATCATCGCAACCTTGGCCGAAGCACAGGCCGAGGTGGGAATTGTTCCTCAAGACTGCGCGCAGCTGATCCGCGAACACGCCGACGTATCGTTGCTCGATATCGACGAAGTGGCACACCAGACCCGTGCCACGGGGCACTCGACGCTGGGCCTCATCCGCTGTCTGCAGCAGGTTCTTCCTGAGCGCGCCCGCGAGTGGGTGTACTTCGGCGCGACCGTTCAGGACATCACCGACACCTGGTTCGCGACGGTCATGCGCAGTATCAGTGACGTCGTGGAGCGCGATTTGAGCAGCCTCGAGGCAGAGGCGTTGCGACTGGCCGAACAGCACCGTGACACGATCATGTGCGGTCGCACTCATGGACAGCCGGGCCTGCCCATCACGTTCGGATTCAAGGCCGCAGTGTGGGCGTCTGAGCTCGGTCGGCACCGAGACCGTCTGCGCGAGGGGCGTATCCGCTGGGAGGTCGTCCAACTCGGCGGGGCCCTGGGCACTATGGAGTTCTGGGGCGACTCCGCACTGCCGCTTCTGCAGGCGTTTGCACAACGTATGAGGTTGTCGGTGCCCGACATTCCGTGGCTTACTGCGCGGGACAGCATCGCCGAGTTCGTCACCGTCCTGGCGATGGTGTCGGCCACCATCGGCAAGATCGGGCAAGAGATCTATCAGCTTCAGCGGCCCGAAATCGGTGAGGTGCACGAACCGCGAACCCCCGGCGTCGTGGGCAGCATCACGATGCCGCATAAGATGAACCCGGAGATCTCCGAGCACCTTGTGACGCTCTCACGGCTGGTCAGGGCGAATGCCTCCACCGCGCTGGAATGCATCCTCAGCGAACACGAGCGTGACGGCAGGTCATGGAAATCCGAGTGGGTAGTGCTACCGGAGGCATGCCAACTCACCTGTGTTGCACTGAAATTGGGAATCGACCTGCTGCGGGGGCTCCACGTCAATGCCGAGCGCATGAAGCACAATGTGATCGCCAGGGGCGGATACGTCTTGTCGGCGCCCGCTCTGCGGTTGCTGGCGGACATGGTGGGCAAGCACACCGCCCAGCAAATGATCTACGACGCGACAATGAAGGGGCAGCGCGACCAGTGCACGCTGATCGATGCGCTCCTGTCCGATGACCGGGTGAGCAGACACCTCAGCGCAGAGGATCTGGCGACGGTCACCGAAGCCCACAGTGCCCTTGGACTGGCGCCAAATTTTGTTGACCGGGTTGTCGGTGCCGCGGCATTAGACCAGCGGAAGAAGGCCGATGACAACTGA